Proteins encoded within one genomic window of Clupea harengus chromosome 10, Ch_v2.0.2, whole genome shotgun sequence:
- the scp2b gene encoding sterol carrier protein 2b isoform X2, with the protein MFFFTAIAPRIQAVGTSEASDLEGFKAHAVFQEINKKLQEDGEQFVKKIGGIFAFKVKDGPDGKEATWIVDVKNGNGCVHNDTAKKADCTIAMSDTDLLALMTGKMNPQTAFFQGKLKITGNMGMAMKLQTLQLQPGKAKL; encoded by the exons ATGTTCTTTTTCACTGCCAT tgcTCCACGGATCCAGGCTGTAGGCACCAGTGAAGCTAGTGATCTGGAGGGGTTCAAGGCGCACGCTGTCTTCCAGGAAATCAACAAAAAGCTACAAGAG GATGGGGAGCAGTTTGTGAAGAAAATCGGTGGCATTTTTGCATTCAAAGTCAAGGACGGACCGGATGGTAAGGAGGCGACCTGGATTGTGGACGTGAAAAATGGCAATGGCTGCGTTCACAATGACACAG CCAAGAAAGCCGACTGCACCATCGCCATGTCCGACACTGACTTACTGGCCCTCATGACGGGGAAAATGAATCCTCAGACT GCTTTCTTCCAAGGCAAGCTGAAGATCACAGGCAACATGGGGATGGCCATGAAGCTTCAGACCCTGCAGCTGCAGCCAGGCAAAGCCAAGCTGTGA
- the scp2b gene encoding sterol carrier protein 2b isoform X1, producing the protein MPDTLCKMRVSQILSAPRIQAVGTSEASDLEGFKAHAVFQEINKKLQEDGEQFVKKIGGIFAFKVKDGPDGKEATWIVDVKNGNGCVHNDTAKKADCTIAMSDTDLLALMTGKMNPQTAFFQGKLKITGNMGMAMKLQTLQLQPGKAKL; encoded by the exons tgcTCCACGGATCCAGGCTGTAGGCACCAGTGAAGCTAGTGATCTGGAGGGGTTCAAGGCGCACGCTGTCTTCCAGGAAATCAACAAAAAGCTACAAGAG GATGGGGAGCAGTTTGTGAAGAAAATCGGTGGCATTTTTGCATTCAAAGTCAAGGACGGACCGGATGGTAAGGAGGCGACCTGGATTGTGGACGTGAAAAATGGCAATGGCTGCGTTCACAATGACACAG CCAAGAAAGCCGACTGCACCATCGCCATGTCCGACACTGACTTACTGGCCCTCATGACGGGGAAAATGAATCCTCAGACT GCTTTCTTCCAAGGCAAGCTGAAGATCACAGGCAACATGGGGATGGCCATGAAGCTTCAGACCCTGCAGCTGCAGCCAGGCAAAGCCAAGCTGTGA